ACAGCAGCCAGACTGTTTTTTTCACAAGGATATCATGCGACCGGTCTAAATCAGATTATTAAGGAGAGCAGTACGCCAAAAGGCTCGTTATATCATTATTTCCCACATGGCAAAGAAGAGCTCGCTCATGAGTGCATTCAAAAAGCCAATGAAAACATTCTGCAGAAGTTTGAAGAAGTGTTTGCTGCTCATGATAATACGGGGGATGCCATTCAGCAATTTATTCATGACTTAGCCATTGAAACGGAGGCGGCAGGTTTTACGGGTTTTCTTCCATTTAGTTTCTGGGCAGCCGTGGAGACCTCGTGCATCAGTCAACAATTGCGAATTGCCTGTCAGGACGTGTTTGCAGGATGGCAGCAAATCATTACGAAACATCTGATTTTGGATGGCATAGGTGAAAAGAAAGCACAAGAGATGGGACTACTCGTCATTTCCTTAATGGAGGGCGCATTAATTATCAGCCTGACCAACCAGGACAAACAGCCTTTGCTGACGGCTGCTGATTATTTGTCCGTTGTGGCGAAGAATGCAAAAGAGAAGCAATAAGCTTCGTAAAGAGAAATAGAAATCGTCAGATTGTTTGAGGAGGATGGGATCGTGGAGGCTTCCAT
This window of the Paenibacillus marchantiae genome carries:
- a CDS encoding TetR/AcrR family transcriptional regulator yields the protein MSEKSNARELIVSTAARLFFSQGYHATGLNQIIKESSTPKGSLYHYFPHGKEELAHECIQKANENILQKFEEVFAAHDNTGDAIQQFIHDLAIETEAAGFTGFLPFSFWAAVETSCISQQLRIACQDVFAGWQQIITKHLILDGIGEKKAQEMGLLVISLMEGALIISLTNQDKQPLLTAADYLSVVAKNAKEKQ